From the Quercus lobata isolate SW786 chromosome 6, ValleyOak3.0 Primary Assembly, whole genome shotgun sequence genome, one window contains:
- the LOC115949860 gene encoding pectinesterase inhibitor-like: MAIPLPSSSSICSLLLMILFISTPSSANLVLKVSESTINAICTKTLNPSFCLGILKSYADHPHKRDITGLARITIYLAKSNATTTSDQIHSLIQHTDNPQLKERYTSCSKNYDNAIDDFKQAKKRLIEGNKNGLEDAAATAMGEFNACGENFRQPPADPSTLQKSNKNLLDFCSIVLVMTKFLP, from the coding sequence ATGGCTATTCCATTACCTAGCTCATCCTCTATATGCTCTCTTTTGCTAATGATCCTATTCATAAGTACTCCCTCATCAGCAAATCTAGTTTTGAAAGTGAGCGAGTCTACGATTAATGCTATCTGCACTAAGACCCTAAATCCCTCTTTCTGTTTGGGGATTCTAAAATCATATGCTGATCATCCCCACAAAAGAGACATTACAGGCCTTGCTCGAATAACCATTTACTTAGCAAAATCCAATGCTACAACCACAAGTGACCAAATCCACTCCCTAATACAACACACTGATAATCCTCAACTAAAGGAAAGGTACACTTCTTGTTCCAAAAACTATGATAATGCTATTGATGACTTTAAGCAAGCCAAAAAGAGATTGATAGAAGGTAACAAGAATGGTCTAGAGGATGCAGCGGCTACTGCTATGGGAGAGTTTAATGCTTGTGGAGAAAACTTTAGGCAACCACCAGCTGATCCATCTACACTACAAAAAAGCAACAAGAATTTGTTAGATTTTTGTAGTATCGTTCTGGTTATGACCAAATTTCTGCCTTGA
- the LOC115995409 gene encoding probable protein phosphatase 2C 13, whose translation MIVSQKMVADADMNYQPPTQKMVLDVNYHHLCVASSADVAQPSSSSSSSSPSFRDVHRVSDSMSADISRFEPVMSCSDTVNDAAIESAASLFVPNIRSGSYADIGPRVSMDDEHIRIDDLSAQMDSFFKFPVPSAFYAVFDGHGGPEAAAYIKRNAMRLFFEDADLPQTSEINAVFLKELEDSHRKAFKLADIALADERSSVSSSCGTTALTALILGRHLLVANAGDCRAVLCRKGVAVAMSEDHKPNYLPERKRVEGLGGYVVEIDQVFYLNGYLSVTRALGDWDFKSPLGPASPLIAEPDVQQVALSEDDEFLIIGCDGLWDRVNSQSAVSLVRRALRRHGDPQECARELVMEALRLYSSDNITVIVICLSAQKFDRAVETCPRPRRWRPPSLNRLRNLLEGN comes from the exons ATGATAGTGAGCCAAAAGATGGTGGCGGACGCCGATATGAATTACCAGCCACCGACCCAGAAGATGGTGCTGGACGTGAATTACCACCATCTATGCGTTGCTTCTTCTGCTGACGTGGCGCaaccctcttcttcttcttcttcttcatctccgAGCTTTCGCGATGTACATCGCGTTTCGGATTCTATGTCGGCCGATATCTCTCGCTTCGAACCG GTTATGAGTTGCTCAGACACTGTTAATGATGCTGCCATAGAGTCTGCTGCTTCACTGTTTGTCCCAAATATTCGTTCTGGTAGCTATGCTGACATTGGGCCACGCGTTTCAATGGATGATGAACACATTAGAATAGATGATCTATCTGCCCAAATGGATTCCTTCTTCAAGTTCCCTGTGCCAAGTGCTTTTTATGCTGTATTCGATGGTCATGGAGGGCCTGAAGCTGCTGCATATATCAAGAGAAACGCAATGAGATTATTCTTTGAAGATGCTGATTTGCCACAAACATCTGAGATTAATGCTGTCTTCTTAAAAGAGCTGGAGGATTCTCATCGGAAGGCATTTAAACTAGCTGACATTGCCTTGGCTGATGAACGCAGCAGTGTTAGCAGTTCCTGTGGAACAACAGCACTGACTGCCCTTATACTTGGAAGGCATTTACTGGTTGCAAATGCTGGTGACTGTCGAGCAGTACTCTGCAGGAAAGGAGTAGCAGTTGCGATGTCTGAAGATCATAAGCCTAATTATTTACCAGAACGAAAGAGAGTTGAGGGGTTAGGTGGTTACGTTGTAGAGATTGATCAAGTTTTCTATCTCAATGGTTATCTCAGTGTCACTCGAGCGCTTGGAGATTGGGACTTCAAATCCCCACTTGGCCCCGCATCGCCTCTCATTGCTGAGCCAGATGTTCAACAGGTTGCGTTGTCAGAAGATGATGAATTTTTGATCATTGGCTGTGATGGTCTCTGGGATAGGGTAAATAGCCAGAGTGCAGTCAGTCTTGTCCGCCGAGCTCTGAGGAGGCATGGTGATCCACAGGAGTGTGCCAGAGAACTAGTCATGGAAGCATTACGCCTATATTCATCTGATAATATCACCGTGATTGTTATCTGCTTATCTGCCCAAAAATTTGATCGTGCTGTTGAGACGTGTCCTCGGCCACGAAGGTGGAGGCCCCCTAGTCTGAATAGATTGAGGAACTTGCTAGAAGGCAACTGA
- the LOC115994747 gene encoding dihydrolipoyl dehydrogenase, mitochondrial has protein sequence MAMASLARRKAYLLTRNLSNSSSDVLKYSPTVTSFSRGFASGSEENDVVVIGGGPGGYVAAIKAAQLGLKTACIEKRGALGGTCLNVGCIPSKALLHSSHMYHEAQHSFANHGVKFSSVEIDLPAMMAQKDKAVSNLTRGIEGLFKKNKVSYVKGYGKLISPSEVSVETPDGGNTVVKGKHIIIATGSDVKSLPGITIDEKRIVSSTGALALTEIPKKLVVIGAGYIGLEMGSVWGRLGSEITVVEFAADIVPTMDGEIRKQFQRSLEKQGMKFMLKTKVVGVDSSADGVKLTLEPAAGGDQTILEADVVLVSAGRSPYTGGLGLDKIGVETDKIGRILVNERFSTNVPGVYAIGDVIPGPMLAHKAEEDGVACVEFIAGKTGHVDYDKVPGVVYTHPEVASVGKTEEQVKALGVEYRVGKFPFMANSRAKAIDNAEGLVKILAEKETDKILGVHIMAPNAGELIHEAAIALQYDAASEDIARVCHAHPTMSEAVKEAAMATYDKPIHI, from the exons ATGGCTATGGCAAGTTTGGCGAGACGGAAGGCGTACCTGTTGACGCGAAATCTATCGAATTCGAGTTCCGATGTATTGAAGTACTCTCCTACGGTGACTTCCTTCTCCAGAGGATTCGCTTCGGGATCTGAGGAAAACGACGTCGTCGTCATCGGCGGTGGCCCCGGTGGCTACGTGGCCGCCATCAAAGCCGCTCAGTTGGGTCTCAAGACCGCTTGTATTGAGAAGCGTGGTGCCCTCGGTGGCACCTGCCTCAACGTCGGTTGCATCCCCTCCAAG GCCCTTCTACATTCCTCCCACATGTACCATGAAGCTCAGCATTCATTTGCCAACCATGGAGTGAAGTTTTCTTCTGTTGAGATTGATTTACCTGCCATGATGGCCCAAAAAGATAAAGCTGTGTCTAATCTGACTCGAGGTATCGAAGGTCTGTTCAAGAAGAACAAAGTGAGCTATGTAAAAGGCTATGGCAAGCTCATTTCTCCCTCTGAAGTTTCTGTGGAAACTCCTGATGGGGGTAACACTGTTGTGAAAGGCAAGCATATTATAATTGCCACTGGTTCTGATGTCAAATCTTTACCTGGGATCACCATTGATGAGAAGAGAATTGTGTCTTCAACGGGCGCATTAGCTTTGACGGAAATCCCAAAGAAACTTGTGGTCATTGGAGCAGGCTACATTGGCCTAGAGATGGGCTCAGTCTGGGGCCGACTTGGCTCTGAGATAACTGTGGTTGAGTTTGCCGCAGATATTGTCCCAACCATGGATGGGGAAATCCGTAAGCAATTTCAGCGTTCTCTTGAGAAGCAAGGGATGAAATTCATGCTCAAGACTAAGGTGGTAGGAGTTGATTCTTCTGCAGATGGTGTTAAGCTGACCCTTGAACCAGCAGCTGGTGGTGACCAGACCATACTTGAAGCTGATGTCGTTCTTGTTTCTGCTGGTAGATCTCCATACACAGGTGGACTTGGGCTGGACAAAATAGGAGTGGAGACTGACAAGATTGGACGGATTTTAGTCAATGAAAGGTTTTCTACAAATGTGCCAGGTGTTTATGCAATTGGGGATGTAATACCGGGTCCTATGTTAGCCCACAAGGCAGAAGAAGATGGGGTTGCTTGTGTAGAGTTTATTGCTGGTAAGACAGGCCATGTGGACTATGACAAGGTCCCTGGGGTTGTCTACACACACCCTGAGGTTGCCTCTGTTGGCAAGACTGAGGAGCAGGTGAAGGCACTTGGTGTTGAGTATCGTGTTGGAAAGTTCCCTTTCATGGCAAACAGCAGGGCCAAGGCGATTGATAATGCGGAAGGATTGGTCAAGATACTGGCTGAGAAGGAGACAGACAAGATATTGGGAGTCCACATTATGGCACCCAATGCTGGAGAGCTCATTCACGAGGCAGCGATAGCCTTACAGTACGATGCAGCGAGTGAGGATATAGCACGTGTTTGCCATGCGCATCCAACAATGAGTGAGGCAGTGAAGGAAGCTGCCATGGCCACTTATGACAAGCCCATTCACATCTAG
- the LOC115993719 gene encoding craniofacial development protein 1: MATTNGPDSSGILNEKDGISNEPKKETAPIPNSEPKHEETEIKARVDAMWEQMNKGMPNKTPNFSLNKPRSTVNKKSKNSSTNYMAYLGLAPKKTGSVELDSLQKEPSVMQDSTSEEAKRLAAAAALSAVKDAAAATAAAAGRGKVEITEVRDFAGQEIEVKKLVDADSKEASEKAKGAAPSAVDAVLEQIKKKQKLSVLDKSKKDWGEFKEEKGLEEELDAYKKSSNQYLEKVSFLQRTDYREFERERDARLAQQAKRRTDMREEP; the protein is encoded by the exons ATGGCTACAACCAACGGTCCCGACTCCTCAG GTATTTTAAACGAAAAGGATGGAATATCAAATGAGCCTAAAAAAGAAACTGCTCCAATTCCAAACTCTGAGCCAAAACATGAAGAAACTG AAATTAAAGCCCGGGTAGATGCTATGTGGGAGCAAATGAATAAAGGCATGCCTAATAAGACgcctaatttttctttaaacaaGCCTCGCTCAACtgtgaataaaaaatcaaaaaattcatCCACG AATTATATGGCGTATCTGGGTCTCGCACCAAAAAAGACAGGATCTGTTGAATTAGATTCACTGCAGAAGGAACCTAGTGTTATGCAGGACAGCACAAGTGAGGAGGCCAAGAGgcttgctgctgctgctgctcttTCAGCAGTTAAGGATGCTGCAGCTGCTACAGCTGCTGCTGCTGGCAGGGGGAAAGTTGAA ATTACTGAAGTTCGGGACTTCGCTGGTCAAGAAATTGAAGTTAAGAAGCTTGTTGATGCTGATTCAAAGGAGGCTTCTGAAAAAGCCAAAGGTGCTGCACCCTCCGCTGTTGATGCTGTCCTTgaacaaataaagaagaaacaaaagctCAGTGTGCTAGACAAGTCAAAGAAGGATTGGGGGGAATTTAAGGAAGAAAAGGGGTTGGAAGAGGAGTTGGATGCTTACAAGAAGAGCTCAAACCAGTATTTGGAAAAGGTTTCCTTCTTGCAACGGACAGATTACCGTGAGTTTGAGCGGGAGAGAGATGCACGGCTTGCTCAGCAGGCCAAGAGGAGGACAGATATGCGAGAGGAACCATGA
- the LOC115993967 gene encoding stress-response A/B barrel domain-containing protein HS1, with translation MEEGKGVVKHMLLAKFKDGISENQIEEYIKGYANLVNIIEPMKSLHWGKDISIENLHHGFTHVFESTFETKEGLAEYIAHPVHVEFANGFLSSLDKVLVVDFKPTTVDI, from the exons atggaggaAGGGAAGGGAGTGGTGAAGCACATGTTGCTGGCCAAGTTCAAAGATGGAATCTCAGAGAACCAGATAGAGGAATACATCAAGGGCTATGCGAACCTCGTCAACATCATTGAACCCATGAAGTCTCTCcactg GGGCAAGGATATCAGCATTGAAAACCTGCATCATGGTTTCACTCATGTCTTTGAATCTACATTTGAGACTAAAGAGGGGCTTGCAGAGTATATAGCTCATCCTGTTCATGTTGAATTTGCAAACGGGTTCCTTTCCAGCTTGGATAAAGTCCTTGTGGTTGACTTCAAACCTACTACCGTTGATATCTGA
- the LOC115949861 gene encoding pectinesterase inhibitor-like: protein MAFTLGNSFLASLLLILSLATFSYGNGIMPSSMVTDDMVKNICSRTPDSSHCLDVVESDLRVPESLLGLAQFTIDLAHINATETIKLIQSLIKQTKNPQLKQRYTLCSQNYDIAIGDLDQAKTDLSSRDYGGVNVETTGVLNEIRDCEERFEGAPADPSRLPKRNKDLENICSIILVISNIMSQ from the coding sequence ATGGCTTTTACTCTTGGTAACTCCTTTCTGGCTTCACTTCTACTAATACTTTCCTTAGCTACTTTTTCATATGGGAATGGAATAATGCCAAGTTCAATGGTAACTGATGATATGGTAAAAAATATTTGCTCAAGAACCCCAGATTCTTCTCACTGTTTGGATGTTGTAGAATCTGATCTTCGTGTGCCCGAATCTCTTCTAGGCCTTGCCCAATTCACCATCGACTTGGCACATATAAATGCTACGGAAACTATCAAGCTAATCCAATCACTTATCAAGCAGACAAAGAACCCTCAATTAAAACAGCGTTACACATTATGTTCCCAAAATTATGATATAGCCATTGGTGACCTTGACCAAGCCAAAACAGACTTGAGCTCTAGGGACTATGGTGGTGTAAACGTTGAAACGACTGGTGTCTTGAATGAAATTCGTGATTGCGAGGAAAGGTTCGAAGGGGCACCAGCTGATCCTTCAAGACTTccaaagagaaataaagatttagaaaatatttgttcTATCATCCTAGTCATTTCTAATATTATGTCCCAGTGA